The Deinococcus sp. Leaf326 DNA segment GCAGCGGAGCGGGGACGCCCTTGACGGCGGCAGCGTTGCTGAAGCTGGTGTTCAGGACGGGATGGATCGCCTTGACGCCGGGCGTACTGGTAAAGACCGCCTTCATGGCCTTGTAGACAGTATCGTCGCTGACCGCGCTGCTCGCCACCAGGGTCGCCTGCACGGCCACGCCGGGCACGGTCGCGCCGACGCCCTTGTAGCTCTTGGCCGGAATGTTGTAGCGCACGTAGAAGGGGTACTTCTTGATGAGCGCCGAGGCCTGGTTGCCGGCAACCGGCACGAGGTTGACGTCCACCGTCTGGGCGATCTGCGAGATGGCGCTCGCGCCCACGCCGACCGTGTAGAACAGCGCGTCGGCGCGCTTGTCCTGCATCAGGCTGATGCCCTGGGCCGGCGAGACGCGCAGGGCCTGGCCCAGGTCCTCGAACTTCAGGCCGTAGGCTTCCAGAACCTGCCGGGCGGTCTGTTCGGTACCCGAGCCCAGGTCGCCGATGACCACGCGCTTGCCCCTGAGGTCGGCAATGCTGTTGATCTTGGCGTCCTTGCGGGCGATCACGTGCAGGACTTCGGGGTACAGCACGGCCAGGGTACGCACCTTGTTGTTGGCCTTGCCCTCGAAGGCCTGGATGCCGCTGCCCTTGTAGGCGTAGTAGGCGATGTCGTTTTGCACGATCGCCATGTCGAGCTCACCGGTCGCCAGGGCGTTCATGTTGAACACGCTGCCGCCCGTGCTGCGGGCGTTGGCGCGCACGCCACTGCCCGCGTCGTTGACCATCTTCGCCATCCCGGTGGCCACCGGAAAGTACACGCCGGTCGTGCTACCCGAGCCGATGGTCAGGAAGGAATTGCTCTGCGCGAGCGCCGCTCCCAGGGTCAACAGGGCCAGCGCAGCCCCAACGGCAGGAATGAACTTTTTCATGGTCGGCTCCTTGTGCTATGCCGGGCCCCTCCTCTCTCTGGGGACAGGCCTGGCTGTGTGGAATGCCGCAGGGTAGCATGACGTTAAAGGCCAGATGAAAGAGTTCGGCCCGGTTTGTGGCGGGCCCGGAGGCGGCCCTGCGGCGCACCCAGCCTGTAGACTGCCGGCCATGACCGCTCCGCAGCCCACCCCCGACCGCGCCTCCCGCCCCGCGCCGGCTCAGGGCGCTCCTCTGGTGATCGAGGCGCAGGGCGTGGAGAAACACTTCGGGACCTTCCACGCGCTGCGGGGCGTGAACCTCAGCGTGCGGCAGGGTGAGGTCGTCGTCGTGATCGGGCCGTCCGGCAGCGGCAAGTCCACCTTCATCCGGACCCTCAATGCTCTGGACCCCCACGACGGCGGGACCATCTCGGTGCAGGGGATTCCCCTTCAAGGGGCCAAGAATCTCGACGCCATCCGCCGCGAGGTCGGCATGGTCTTCCAGAGCTTCAACCTCTTTCCTCATCTCACGGTGCTCGACAACATCACCCTGGCCCCGACCCGGGTGCGCCGGGCCAGCAAGGCCGAGGCCGAGCGGCGGGGACTGGAACTGCTGCGCCGCGTGGGGATCGAGGAGCAGGCGCACAAGTATCCGGCGCAGCTTTCGG contains these protein-coding regions:
- a CDS encoding amino acid ABC transporter ATP-binding protein; amino-acid sequence: MTAPQPTPDRASRPAPAQGAPLVIEAQGVEKHFGTFHALRGVNLSVRQGEVVVVIGPSGSGKSTFIRTLNALDPHDGGTISVQGIPLQGAKNLDAIRREVGMVFQSFNLFPHLTVLDNITLAPTRVRRASKAEAERRGLELLRRVGIEEQAHKYPAQLSGGQQQRVAIARALAMDPKIMLFDEPTSALDPEMIKEVLDVMKELARSGMTMLVVTHEMGFAREVADRILFFDQGNIVEDTTPEAFYNNPQHERAKQFLGKILGH
- a CDS encoding TAXI family TRAP transporter solute-binding subunit, whose product is MKKFIPAVGAALALLTLGAALAQSNSFLTIGSGSTTGVYFPVATGMAKMVNDAGSGVRANARSTGGSVFNMNALATGELDMAIVQNDIAYYAYKGSGIQAFEGKANNKVRTLAVLYPEVLHVIARKDAKINSIADLRGKRVVIGDLGSGTEQTARQVLEAYGLKFEDLGQALRVSPAQGISLMQDKRADALFYTVGVGASAISQIAQTVDVNLVPVAGNQASALIKKYPFYVRYNIPAKSYKGVGATVPGVAVQATLVASSAVSDDTVYKAMKAVFTSTPGVKAIHPVLNTSFSNAAAVKGVPAPLHPGAVKFWKEQGLNVK